From a single Ciconia boyciana chromosome 4, ASM3463844v1, whole genome shotgun sequence genomic region:
- the LOC140650507 gene encoding long-chain fatty acid transport protein 6-like codes for MLCTWLSTIAGGIVVLCVSLKIFFPYFWKDLIYFLRRKRLKAMVKKWASNGILSIIDLFMQRAAKFPHKPFLIYEGKVHTYQDVDRRSNRVAQVFLHYGNLKKGDTVALLMGNGPDFIHVWFGLAKLGYVVAFLNFNVHSRSLLHCINTCAAKALVIGEDCLGSIQKEFIFHLLENNVAVWLMSTSSPFQHVHTIPDKLDKVPAHPVPSHLKVVTNTRNTAMYIFTSGSTGFPKAAIITHLRALSACLTFTQCGAVSQDIMYLTLPLYHISASLLGISGCIELGATCVLKKKFSASQFWNDCRKHNVTVFLYIGELCRYLCNQPSKEEDRVHKVRIALGNGIRPAVWKEFLMRFGPIKIFEFYGSTEGNLSFLNYTNKIGAVGRAGIFSKFLHSFELLKYDVWKQELMKDENGRCKKAPIGKPGLLVVQVTQDAPFSGYAGNNEASEKKLLRNVFVKGDVYFNTGDLLVMDEDGFLYFTDRVGDTFRWKGENVATVEVAEIIGMMDFVQEVNVYGVSIKNYEGRTGMAAIVLKRGQPFNGERLYKHVVDFLPSYAQPRFVRIMDVMQITATFKHQKMHLVNEGFNPEIISEPLYFLHEPAHSYIPLTREIYKNVVSGEVSL; via the exons ATGCTATGCACATGGCTTTCGACAATTGCTGGAGGAATAGTGGTGCTGTGTGTCTCTCTGAAGATCTTTTTCCCATATTTCTGGAAAGATCTGATCTACTTCTTGAGGCGGAAGAGGTTAAAAGCAATGGTAAAGAAATGGGCAAGCAATGGAATTCTCTCCATAATTGACCTTTTCATGCAGAGAGCGGCAAAGTTTCCCCACAAGCCGTTCCTCATCTACGAAGGGAAGGTGCACACCTATCAGGATGTGGACAGGAGGAGTAACAGGGTAGCGCAGGTCTTCCTACACTATGGGAATCTGAAAAAAGGTGACACTGTGGCCCTGCTGATGGGTAATGGACCTGACTTCATCCATGTCTGGTTTGGGCTGGCCAAGCTGGGCTACGTGGTCGCTTTTCTCAACTTCAATGTTCACTCTAGATCTCTCCTGCACTGCATTAATACATGTGCAGCAAAAGCACTGGTGATAGGAGAAG ATTGTTTGGGATCAATAcagaaagaatttatttttcatctcttggAAAATAATGTTGCTGTCTGGCTGATGAGCACCAGTTCTCCTTTCCAGCATGTTCACACTATACCAGACAAACTAGACAAGGTGCCAGCACACCCTGTTCCATCTCACCTTAAAGTTGTCACTAACACAAGAAACACAGCTATGTATATCTTCACATCAGGAAGTACAG GTTTCCCAAAAGCTGCTATCATCACTCATCTAAGAGCTCTGTCTGCCTGCTTAACGTTTACTCAGTGTGGTGCAGTTTCTCAGGATATTATGTATCTCACTCTTCCCTTGTACCACATCAGTGCTTCTCTTCTTGGTATCAGTGGATGCATTGAACTAG GAGCAACTTGtgttttaaagaagaaattttctgCAAGCCAGTTTTGGAATGACTGTAGAAAACACAATGTTACAGTGTTTTTGTACATAGGAGAACTCTGTCGCTACCTCTGTAACCAGCCCAGT aaagaagaggaCAGAGTTCACAAAGTGCGCATTGCTCTAGGAAATGGTATCAGACCTGCTGTCTGGAAAGAATTTCTGATGAGGTTTGGcccaattaaaatatttgaattctATGGATCCACAGAAGGAAATCTTAGTTTCTTGAACTATACTAATAAAATAGGAGCTGTGGGCCGTGCTGGCATCTTCTCAAAG ttccTACACTCTTTTGAGTTGTTGAAATATGATGTCTGGAAACAAGAACTTATGAAGGATGAAAATGGAAGGTGTAAGAAAGCACCGATAg GTAAACCTGGTCTTCTAGTTGTCCAAGTTACTCAGGATGCCCCATTTTCTGGATATGCTGGAAATAATGAAGCCTCAGAGAAGAAACTCCTGCGTAATGTGTTTGTAAAAGGAGATGTGTATTTTAACACAGGAGACCTCCTAGTGATGGATGAGGATGGCTTCCTCTACTTCACTGACCGGGTGGGAGATACTTTCAG gtggaaaggagaaaatgttgcCACTGTAGAAGTCGCAGAGATCATTGGTATGATGGATTTTGTCCAAGAAGTTAATGTTTACGGTGTAAGCATAAAAA aCTATGAAGGAAGAACAGGGATGGCTGCTATTGTACTTAAACGTGGTCAACCCTTTAATGGAGAAAGACTTTATAAGCATGTTGTGGACTTCCTTCCAAGTTATGCCCAGCCACGCTTTGTGAGAATCATG gatgtTATGCAAATTACTGCAACTTTCAAGCATCAGAAAATGCATCTGGTGAATGAAGGATTTAATCCAGAAATTATATCTGAACCTCTGTATTTCCTGCATGAACCTGCACATTCCTATATTCCTTTGACAAGAGAGATATACAAGAACGTGGTTTCCGGTGAAGTAAGTTTATAA